TAACATGATTGGTTTTCAAggcaaaaaagagagaggaataAGATGTTGATCACAGCtttgacaaagaaaaatgaGAGGAACTTCCTCGTTATGTTGAACACCAACACACCTTGTGTGTTGCCATACTTCACAAATATCACAACACACCATCCTCTCTCCATCTTCCTCCTTCGCTCCACATTCACACTCGATCCTCTTATCCTTCTTCTTACTATCTTCATCATCATAATACTTCATCACTTCAATGTTCATCATCACTCCTACATTCCCATCTAACACCAATCCTTTGTTCCCATTCAATGCCATTTCATCGACCCATGGAGCCATCTCCCTTTGATTATCCACCACGACGTCTCTTAGTTCCCAATAGATCTCTCTGAACACTCTCTCTGCCTCTCTATACACTTCACTCATTGTTGCATTTTTGTTCACCACTATGCATTCTTGTGGAGGCATCTTTATGTCGTTGTTATGATGATGAGATTTCCACGCGATTGTGCAGAATATTCCTAATTTGCCACCTCCATCTAACTGAATTGTTTTCATCAATGTATCTCTGATGTAGTGATACTCTTTGATGAAGTACTTAGCGTCGAGGATAGCCCTTGAAGCCATTCCGATTTGGTTCAATATGCCTATGGGGCCTAACACTCCCTTGTAGTCCATAAGAATGTGTTTGTAAAAGTATACCATGTCTTTCATCACTTGACCTCTTGTGATCTTGTTATGTCCGTTCGTCGTGGTAGTAGTCTTCCccatttgatattgattttgaaGGGTTGTGAGTTCATGGTTACTACTTggtaataaatttgatatgtCCTCCAAGCAATACTCTAGCACTTTCTTCACCGGGTTTAGACTACGTCGGACCAAATAGTTCCCGACCACTTGGTTACCGAGCGACTTCAACACGAAGTCAAGCAAACCCGTGTCCCCGATGTAATTTCTAGCTGCGTCCCTCACTTCTTGTCTCGATATCCACCGGCATTCGACCCTTTTCAAAGACTCTATAACCACTTTAATAGCCATTTGAATCCGTTTTTGAGACCATCTACAGTTGGTACTATCAATGGAGATGATTTGGTTTCGGGAGTTATTCATGTAGTTGTCTCTTGGAAGACGCGAATGGAGATGAAGCATGAACATGAAGAGATCACTGAGAGTAATCAATGGCTCGGTGGATAAAGTTTGATACCTTGACAAGAGGATTGGAGTCTCACGGTTAAGGCTGGTTAGGTGATGGTTAAGCAAACACAAGGGTACGTAGCGGACCGACTCAAGTGCCTTCTCGTAAATCTTTTGAGTCACTCCGTATGTCCCTGACCCGAACCGGTAACCCCAACGACCGAACCACGGCTCTCCTTTTGCTACTCCATGCAGCAGCCTCAGTTCCATCCCTTTCTTGTGCGATGCATCGTTCAACCCTATTTTCctatatccaacatatatacCATAACATAATAAGATACAAATAATTGTTACCATTTCTAATAAAATGGCCTAATATGtgaaatttataactaaaaGCAAAAGAGAAAATTCGAATAATATCTATAATTCGAAACTAAAATCCAGAATTTCGTCCCAAGTTCTATAAAGTGGTGGTTTCTTGAGTTAACAAAGTTACTAGTATGGTTGAAATTGCTCTCAACCATGTGTTGAATCTTTAAAGCACTTGACTACCATGAATTAAATGGTTAAAAATCCaaactttattatttatgaCAAGTCATAGAATTCTGCTGAATGGTTTAGTACCATATGATATGTATCACGTGAACATTGCACAACgtatacaaa
This Brassica oleracea var. oleracea cultivar TO1000 unplaced genomic scaffold, BOL UnpScaffold01948, whole genome shotgun sequence DNA region includes the following protein-coding sequences:
- the LOC106321548 gene encoding PHD finger protein MALE STERILITY 1-like, whose amino-acid sequence is HFVIPSKETMAAFLKLEGGILVSPEKESLSHLVELQGHVLHGFFHSNGFGHLLSINGIESGSDLTGHQVMELWDRLCSGLKARKIGLNDASHKKGMELRLLHGVAKGEPWFGRWGYRFGSGTYGVTQKIYEKALESVRYVPLCLLNHHLTSLNRETPILLSRYQTLSTEPLITLSDLFMFMLHLHSRLPRDNYMNNSRNQIISIDSTNCRWSQKRIQMAIKVVIESLKRVECRWISRQEVRDAARNYIGDTGLLDFVLKSLGNQVVGNYLVRRSLNPVKKVLEYCLEDISNLLPSSNHELTTLQNQYQMGKTTTTTNGHNKITRGQVMKDMVYFYKHILMDYKGVLGPIGILNQIGMASRAILDAKYFIKEYHYIRDTLMKTIQLDGGGKLGIFCTIAWKSHHHNNDIKMPPQECIVVNKNATMSEVYREAERVFREIYWELRDVVVDNQREMAPWVDEMALNGNKGLVLDGNVGVMMNIEVMKYYDDEDSKKKDKRIECECGAKEEDGERMVCCDICEVWQHTRCVGVQHNEEVPLIFLCQSCDQHLIPLSFLP